From the genome of Sphingobacterium sp. UGAL515B_05:
AGAATTATACCTTTGTTATTCTCCGTGTCATGTCGGACAATTTCAAAGAAAATTCAGACAGTATCGGAGAAGTCACCGACCGCCTGACCATCTTCTACGGAAGCGATTTTGTGATTACTGTGCACAAACGTCGCATCGAATTTTTAGAAAAACTCAAGAACATTGAATTTACGTCCATCAAGACAAAAAATAGCCGTAAACTGGCTGTATTTATCACGACTGCGGCTGTATTCACCTTTAGTCAAACTTTAGAGCAACTTTCAACACGCATCGATGCATACGAAGAATTAATATTCCTCAAACGCATGAAACAACAGCCCATACTGAAAAATCTCTATTTTATCAAAAGGCAGATTGATGTTGCACGAAAGGTCATCTTTCTCTACAGAGAGGTCGTTGAGCATTTTCATTCCTCGTCCAAAAAAGATGTGTACACCCGCGATTTAAAAGATCTCCAGGTCCGGACATCAACCTTGTACGAAAACTTATCGGAAAATGTAGCGCAACTACTGAATGTGTATTTCAATATCTCGTCTAATCACACCAATGAGATTATGCGCATCCTAACGATTTTTTCCGTATTTTTTATGCCAATCACTTTTGTGGCAGGAATTTATGGAATGAATTTCAAAAATATGCCCGAATTAGAATGGTACTATGGATATCCAGTGGCCATGGGAATCATGGTCGCCATATCCCTTGCGATTTATCTGTGGTTCAAAAGAAAAGGTTGGCTATAATAAGCCAACCTTTTTCTTTGCAGGGGTAACCACAAAATCTTTAAGATAGAATGGCTCGAAATAAGCAACATCCTCAAACTCTTTCCGCTGAAATTTATCAAAGGCCAATGGCGATAGAAAAGCCGCCGAAACTTTAAATCCACTCAGCACATCCACGCGATCGTTTGCACTGAACAAATCTTCGAATTTATCCGCTCCCGAACCAAATAAATGGACGCGATG
Proteins encoded in this window:
- a CDS encoding CorA family divalent cation transporter, with protein sequence MVRTIVEKEIANYEWIDIAEPTSEDFTFIKERFNLNEASIKDSKEPEHLPKIEEFENYTFVILRVMSDNFKENSDSIGEVTDRLTIFYGSDFVITVHKRRIEFLEKLKNIEFTSIKTKNSRKLAVFITTAAVFTFSQTLEQLSTRIDAYEELIFLKRMKQQPILKNLYFIKRQIDVARKVIFLYREVVEHFHSSSKKDVYTRDLKDLQVRTSTLYENLSENVAQLLNVYFNISSNHTNEIMRILTIFSVFFMPITFVAGIYGMNFKNMPELEWYYGYPVAMGIMVAISLAIYLWFKRKGWL